The genomic interval GGCTTGCCGGCGATGAACAGGTGCACGGCGTTCGGATTGCTGCGCAGGATGAAGTCCGAGCAGCGGCCGAGCACGACGAACGACTCGCCGCTGTCCGCCAGCTTCTGAATGTAGTCGAACGTCTCGTGTGCGAGTGCATCCTCCGGCGCGTTGAAGTTCTCGCCGATGCGGCGCGACCACAGCAGGTGCACCGGCTTCTCGTCATAGCGCGCGGCGTCCTCGGCGTTGAAGACACTGGCCAGCAGCAGCTCCTTATCATAAAACGCGATGCCGAGCTGTTTGGCGATCTGTTCGGCGATGTACTTGCCGCCGCTGCCGTGTTCACGGCCGACGGTCACGATGATTTGCTTCATGATGCGTTACCGCCTTTCTG from Clostridiales bacterium carries:
- a CDS encoding cytidylate kinase-like family protein, giving the protein MKQIIVTVGREHGSGGKYIAEQIAKQLGIAFYDKELLLASVFNAEDAARYDEKPVHLLWSRRIGENFNAPEDALAHETFDYIQKLADSGESFVVLGRCSDFILRSNPNAVHLFIAGKPDQKRQRLMEEKSLTADQAALEIRRVDRDRKAYHNYYCDTKWGDARGYDLVVNSGKLGIEKTVDTLVTYVRAYQAQNE